A genomic region of Cannabis sativa cultivar Pink pepper isolate KNU-18-1 chromosome 1, ASM2916894v1, whole genome shotgun sequence contains the following coding sequences:
- the LOC115706025 gene encoding uncharacterized protein LOC115706025 has product MSISMCSSDSKVTVGVSMAPPTVPKFNGRPVLQPTCNRVPTLERRNSVKKITTTTTPSSLTLPPPSPNYFSSSSLTSPRITTTNSNNTLKPVANHNSLTPPISPKSKSPRPTAIKRCNDLNTSSDKVVIPGSVGKASAAKVLERKKSKSFKIVSNGGNGDVFNCSNNSPPSLAESSLSYSSSLITDSPGSIAAGRREQMALQHAQRKMKIAHYGRSKSAKFERNLIDSNPLDSTVNKTNDEEKRCSFITANSDPIYVAYHDEEWGVPVHDDKMLFELVVLSGAQVGSDWTSILKKREEFRNAFSGFDAESIATLTDKQMASICSQYGIDISRVRGVVDNSNRILEIKKEFGSFAKYIWGFVNQKPISTQYKSGQRIPVKTSKSETISKDMVRRGFRFVGPTVVHSFMQAAGLTNDHLITCHRHLQCTLLGARGSVAPSAAVPETNDL; this is encoded by the exons ATGTCCATATCCATGTGTAGCTCCGATTCCAAAGTGACCGTTGGTGTTTCAATGGCACCACCCACAGTCCCCAAATTCAATGGCCGACCAGTTCTCCAACCTACTTGCAACCGAGTTCCCACCCTCGAAAGGCGTAACTCAGTCAAGAAAatcactactactactactccaTCATCTCTCACCTTACCACCTCCATCACCAAattatttctcttcttcttctcttaccAGTCCAAGAATTACTACTACTAATAGTAATAATACTCTTAAACCCGTGGCTAACCATAACTCCTTGACTCCACCAATTTCTCCCAAGTCAAAATCTCCAAGACCAACGGCTATTAAGCGCTGCAACGACCTAAACACGAGCTCAGACAAGGTTGTCATCCCTGGAAGCGTCGGCAAAGCTTCCGCGGCTAAGGTTTTGGAGAGAAAGAAATCGAAAAGCTTCAAAATTGTTAGTAATGGCGGAAACGGTGATGTTTTCAATTGTTCTAATAATTCTCCACCTTCTTTGGCTGAGTCTTCTTTGAGTTACTCGTCGTCTTTGATCACCGATTCCCCCGGGAGTATCGCCGCCGGGAGAAGAGAACAGATGGCTCTTCAACATGCTCAGAGAAAAATGAAGATCGCCCATTATGGAAGATCTAAGTCTGCAAAATTTGAACGAAACTTGATCGATTCAAATCCTTTGGATTCAACTGTTAACAAAACCAATGATGAAGAAAAAAGATGCAGTTTCATCACTGCTAATTCag ATCCCATATACGTTGCTTATCATGATGAAGAATGGGGAGTCCCAGTTCATGATGACAA gATGTTGTTTGAACTGGTTGTTCTAAGTGGAGCCCAAGTTGGGTCAGATTGGACTTCAATATTGAAAAAACGTGAAGAATTCAGGAATGCATTTTCAGGGTTCGATGCAGAGAGTATTGCCACTCTTACTGATAAGCAAATGGCCTCCATATGTTCTCAATATGGGATTGATATTAGCCGTGTTCGTGGAGTTGTCGACAACTCTAATCGAATTCTAGAG ATCAAGAAGGAGTTTGGGTCATTTGCTAAGTACATATGGGGCTTTGTAAATCAAAAACCAATCTCAACACAATACAAATCAGGGCAGAGAATTCCAGTGAAGACATCAAAATCAGAGACCATAAGTAAAGACATGGTGAGGAGAGGTTTTAGGTTCGTTGGTCCAACCGTGGTTCACTCATTCATGCAAGCTGCTGGTCTAACAAATGACCACTTGATCACTTGCCACAGGCACCTCCAATGCACCTTACTAGGGGCCCGCGGTTCGGTCGCCCCATCCGCCGCGGTGCCAGAGACAAATGACCTATAG